In Trichocoleus desertorum NBK24, the following are encoded in one genomic region:
- a CDS encoding EAL domain-containing protein — protein sequence MWKAFKQTGISNGLKSSWRQQVGQTSTLIRSQLPSGLPAIAIASLLVTGGLSGLKQLGWMQPVELLAFDQMVRLQPDRGPDPRLLVVAITEADIRDRRQWPISDQVIAQALANLQKHQPSAIGLDIFRDIPTAPGEQALATQLQQPNVFGITYLGNHPSERILPPATLPEDQIGFNDLVTDPDGVVRRSLMFASSEGMPFTSLSLQLAVAHLKHSLKQSCGLTQVPSQPLPSAASPTVTCTDPIERLTKAGEYQLGKAVFSQLQSDSGAYQTIDDRGYQFLLRYRSLKHPARQVSLQQVLQQQLDPNWVKHKVVLIGTTANSIKDLVYTPYSQTAIGERQMPGVVVHAQVVSQILDAASGERSLFWFWPHWGETLWVGSWAIVGGILARRLRHPMTFGLASAIAVGSGFGVCTLIVAQTGWVPFITPALALVITGGAIVAYQALYASRYDTLTGLPNRSLFLQQLQQGLQHSQTRYEMFGAKPGASLAVLFLDLDRFKVVNDSMGHHMGDRLLVNAVQRLKSCLRSHDLLARVGGDEFVVLLRSLRDVNEATAIADQIQQVMTPPFRLNGQPVFTSISIGIALSQAEYNYQPEELLRDAHTALYRAKDLGKACYEVFSSEMHLQVVQRFQIESDLRRGLEQQEFQLHYQPIVSLSTGKIVGFEALVRWRHPQEGLVAPADFIPIAEETGLIVPLGQWILQEACQQLRRWQDQFPFDPPLMVSINLSGHQFAQPDLANRIEDILHLNGLDGHSVKLEITETVAMKDVESTIRLLLQLRALNLRLSIDDFGTGYSSLSYLHRFPIDTLKVDRSFVSRMGDTSEDATIVQTITMLGHTLGMDVIAEGVETTVQHAKLQALNCEYAQGYLFSKPLDSEGATALLALEWQRRGTRHLTH from the coding sequence ATGTGGAAAGCTTTTAAGCAAACAGGGATCAGTAACGGGTTGAAATCGAGCTGGCGGCAACAGGTAGGCCAAACTAGCACCCTCATCCGATCGCAGCTACCTTCTGGATTGCCAGCGATCGCGATCGCCAGTCTCCTGGTAACGGGGGGCTTGTCTGGGCTGAAGCAGTTGGGTTGGATGCAGCCTGTGGAACTGCTTGCCTTTGATCAAATGGTGCGATTGCAGCCAGACCGAGGCCCTGATCCCCGACTATTGGTGGTTGCGATCACGGAAGCCGACATTCGCGATCGCCGTCAGTGGCCTATTTCGGATCAAGTCATTGCTCAAGCTTTAGCCAATCTCCAGAAACATCAACCCAGCGCCATCGGGTTAGATATTTTTCGTGATATCCCGACTGCGCCCGGTGAGCAGGCTCTGGCAACACAGCTCCAACAGCCGAACGTGTTTGGGATTACTTACCTGGGCAATCACCCTAGTGAGCGCATCTTACCGCCCGCTACCCTGCCAGAAGACCAAATTGGCTTTAATGATTTGGTCACTGATCCGGATGGTGTGGTGCGTCGTAGTTTGATGTTTGCCTCCAGTGAGGGCATGCCTTTTACCTCGCTATCATTGCAACTTGCTGTTGCCCATCTCAAGCACAGTCTTAAGCAGAGTTGTGGACTCACTCAAGTTCCATCTCAGCCACTGCCATCGGCTGCGTCACCTACAGTTACTTGCACTGATCCGATCGAACGTCTGACTAAGGCAGGAGAGTATCAGTTAGGGAAAGCAGTTTTTTCGCAATTACAATCTGATTCTGGAGCTTATCAAACGATTGATGATCGGGGCTATCAGTTTTTACTGCGCTATCGTTCGCTCAAGCATCCAGCTCGGCAAGTCAGCTTACAACAAGTTCTTCAGCAGCAACTAGACCCCAATTGGGTCAAGCATAAAGTTGTTCTAATCGGTACGACAGCCAACAGTATTAAAGATTTGGTTTATACCCCCTATAGCCAAACAGCGATCGGAGAACGCCAAATGCCAGGGGTAGTGGTTCATGCGCAGGTCGTGAGCCAAATTTTGGATGCGGCATCAGGAGAGCGATCGCTGTTTTGGTTTTGGCCCCACTGGGGAGAAACTTTGTGGGTCGGGAGCTGGGCCATTGTTGGTGGCATTTTAGCTCGGCGATTGCGGCACCCCATGACGTTTGGTTTGGCGAGTGCGATCGCGGTAGGAAGCGGCTTTGGGGTTTGCACTTTGATTGTGGCCCAAACAGGTTGGGTGCCTTTCATCACTCCCGCTCTGGCTTTGGTGATCACAGGTGGGGCGATCGTGGCTTATCAAGCTCTTTATGCTAGCCGTTACGATACCCTGACAGGCTTGCCCAATCGGAGCCTGTTCCTACAGCAATTGCAACAAGGCTTGCAACACAGCCAAACCCGCTACGAAATGTTCGGTGCTAAACCCGGAGCCTCTTTAGCAGTTCTGTTTCTGGATTTAGATCGCTTCAAGGTCGTAAACGACAGCATGGGGCACCATATGGGCGATCGCCTCTTAGTCAATGCAGTTCAACGGCTCAAAAGTTGCCTGCGATCGCACGATCTCTTAGCACGGGTAGGAGGGGATGAGTTTGTGGTCTTGCTGCGATCGCTGCGGGATGTCAACGAGGCAACCGCGATCGCTGATCAAATACAGCAGGTAATGACCCCACCGTTTCGGCTGAATGGGCAACCCGTCTTTACCAGCATTAGCATTGGAATTGCCTTGAGCCAAGCCGAATACAACTATCAACCCGAAGAACTGCTACGCGATGCTCACACCGCTCTTTACCGCGCTAAGGATTTGGGCAAGGCTTGCTACGAAGTATTTTCTTCGGAGATGCACTTGCAAGTCGTGCAACGATTTCAGATTGAATCGGATTTGCGGCGGGGTCTAGAGCAACAGGAATTTCAGTTGCACTATCAACCCATCGTGTCTTTATCCACGGGCAAAATTGTAGGCTTCGAGGCATTAGTGCGTTGGCGACATCCCCAAGAAGGTTTGGTCGCTCCTGCTGACTTTATCCCGATCGCCGAAGAAACTGGTTTGATCGTTCCCTTGGGCCAGTGGATTTTGCAAGAGGCTTGTCAGCAGTTACGCCGCTGGCAAGATCAATTCCCCTTCGATCCCCCTCTCATGGTCAGCATCAACTTGTCAGGGCACCAGTTTGCTCAACCCGATTTAGCGAACCGGATCGAAGATATTTTGCACCTCAACGGCCTGGATGGGCACAGCGTCAAATTAGAAATTACTGAAACCGTCGCGATGAAAGATGTGGAATCTACCATCAGACTTTTATTGCAACTTCGAGCTTTGAATTTGCGGCTGAGCATTGATGATTTTGGTACGGGCTACTCATCGCTGAGCTATTTACATCGGTTTCCCATAGATACTTTAAAGGTAGACCGCTCTTTTGTGAGTCGGATGGGCGATACCAGTGAAGATGCCACTATCGTCCAAACTATTACCATGTTGGGACATACGTTAGGGATGGATGTCATTGCGGAAGGGGTAGAAACCACAGTCCAACACGCTAAATTGCAAGCCTTGAACTGTGAGTATGCTCAGGGCTATCTGTTTTCCAAACCGCTAGATAGTGAAGGCGCGACCGCTCTTTTAGCTCTAGAATGGCAACGCCGTGGCACCCGCCACCTCACCCACTAG
- a CDS encoding CHAT domain-containing protein, with amino-acid sequence MLHPILLPTLPLAHTAKLLPKAIALTLPGQALAIAVSLLNPASTLASPSAPEAFAPQPTTTPTALTSTQNTHESLRLLAQAIVPAGDGVGTTVTPSGDRYDITGGQRSGDGSNLFHSFSQFGLSQGQIANFLATPDIQNILARVVGGEASWIQGLIQVSGSNANLYLLNPAGIIFGTNASLNLPAAFTATTANAVGFGDQWFNAAGSNNYAALGGSPTSLAFTMAQPGAIANSGNLAVGSGQHLSLIGGTVVNGGNLTAPAGEITVAAVPGQSSVQLSQAGSLLSLQVQPLNPANSTAWTLPIPALPALLTGGDSRNATNIAVNAQGQVMLSGSGARLELHPGTALVAGKLDVSGAVGGTVRVLGDRIGVVGATLEASGMTQGGNILVGGNYQGKGPLPNASRTYISPGTVFNANANQSGDGGQVVVWADDTTGFSGKINARGAATGQGGSAEVSGKQTLLFRGEVDLSAPQGQTGTLLLDPVNITVVAGAGGPDDLQLADGQILAEDGGASSFTISEAALESLAGNTNVVLQASNDILLNPLSDTNLSFAIGVGSITFTADVDGVGGGSFSMPATNTIRTSGRSLTISGAELNLGNIDTSSTTTGGAVNLSALNTLTVGAINTSATGFTAPLGGSVNLTALSDIRFDSIDSRGINLGTGAGTGGDVAIATTRGTVSGLAVLANGATIDTAGSSDNASVSIQTAGGPDNLPFTVNSGTPLNGLTGTISGGTAPLTTGAFPILATGGLASGTPSGISISSVNTPPALGSAPTLPSTEFETPITFTYADLAPTLADVDLDNMTLVISSVPAGTLTVNGVPVVPGTTTLTPGDALVYTPAAGATGPTTAFTLAAGDAVSLSTPTAIAITIGSPPPPPPPLPPPPLPPLPPPSPPLPPPPEPPAPLPPPVPPSPLPPPTPTPAVQPALAAPLEGPPRRLPMELASLPCNSLDLDVYGLDERLSQEFETYLGKPRRGPNNNLTDICEHLDLVERATGVKPAILYATFVPAALLPGQALAASPSQPEPRDDDQLEIILITAKGNPIRQRIPGASRKTVLQMAQQFRDDLTDPANRDTTSYLPAAQQLYQWLVAPMEAELKARKVENIAFIMDTGLRSLPIAALHSGQQFLVEKYSLGIMPSLSLTETLYQGLKQSEVLAMGASEFRDQQPLPAVPVELSAIQAGWAGQTFLNEAFTLRNLEAQRQQQPFEIIHLATHAEFKSGSPDNSYIQLWDKKLRLTDLPDLGWNDPPVQLLVLSSCRTALGDREAELGFAGVAYQAGVKSVLASLWAVDDEGTLALMSGFYQQLKTAPIKTEALRQAQLAMIRGQVQVDQGKLRSSDDSMPLPPELAKVGTKDLAHPYYWSAFTMIGSPW; translated from the coding sequence ATGCTCCACCCGATTCTGCTGCCTACACTCCCGCTAGCTCATACCGCCAAGCTGCTGCCAAAAGCGATCGCGCTGACTCTTCCGGGTCAAGCCTTGGCGATCGCAGTGTCACTCCTGAATCCTGCCAGCACGCTAGCCAGCCCTAGCGCCCCAGAAGCCTTTGCGCCTCAGCCTACAACAACTCCAACAGCCCTAACTAGTACCCAGAACACACATGAGAGCCTACGGCTGTTGGCGCAGGCTATTGTTCCCGCCGGGGATGGGGTCGGCACAACAGTCACACCCAGCGGCGATCGCTACGACATCACGGGAGGTCAGCGATCGGGAGACGGCAGCAATCTCTTTCATAGCTTTAGTCAGTTTGGGCTTAGCCAGGGGCAAATTGCTAATTTCCTCGCAACTCCTGACATTCAGAATATTTTGGCGCGAGTCGTGGGAGGTGAAGCTTCTTGGATTCAAGGCTTAATCCAGGTCAGCGGCAGCAATGCCAACTTGTACCTACTCAACCCAGCGGGAATTATTTTTGGGACGAACGCTAGCCTCAATTTACCTGCTGCTTTTACGGCAACCACCGCAAATGCCGTCGGTTTTGGCGACCAATGGTTCAACGCTGCTGGCAGTAACAACTATGCAGCCTTGGGTGGCAGCCCAACCAGTTTGGCCTTTACCATGGCGCAACCAGGGGCGATCGCAAACAGTGGCAATCTAGCAGTTGGTTCAGGCCAGCATCTGAGCTTGATTGGGGGCACAGTCGTTAATGGCGGAAATCTAACAGCACCAGCAGGCGAGATCACGGTGGCTGCCGTACCAGGGCAGAGTTCGGTGCAACTGAGTCAGGCTGGCAGCTTACTGAGCTTGCAAGTACAGCCACTCAACCCTGCCAACTCGACTGCTTGGACGTTGCCAATTCCTGCTTTGCCAGCATTGCTCACAGGTGGCGACAGTCGCAATGCCACCAATATTGCTGTTAACGCTCAGGGGCAGGTAATGCTGAGCGGCTCTGGAGCGCGTTTGGAGCTCCATCCGGGAACCGCGTTGGTAGCTGGGAAGCTAGACGTTTCTGGCGCGGTAGGCGGCACAGTCAGAGTGTTGGGCGATCGCATTGGGGTAGTCGGTGCAACGCTAGAAGCATCGGGTATGACGCAAGGCGGCAACATTTTAGTAGGAGGCAATTATCAGGGGAAAGGCCCTTTACCCAATGCTTCGCGCACCTACATCAGCCCTGGTACAGTCTTCAATGCCAACGCCAACCAAAGCGGTGATGGAGGCCAAGTAGTAGTTTGGGCGGATGACACCACAGGATTCTCCGGCAAAATCAATGCCCGTGGTGCGGCTACGGGTCAAGGCGGATCGGCGGAAGTATCGGGTAAGCAAACTCTACTGTTTCGCGGGGAAGTTGATCTAAGTGCGCCCCAGGGTCAGACAGGCACACTCTTGCTCGATCCGGTCAATATTACAGTGGTAGCAGGGGCGGGTGGCCCAGATGATCTCCAGTTAGCCGACGGGCAAATTTTGGCAGAAGATGGCGGGGCCAGTTCCTTCACCATTTCGGAAGCCGCCTTGGAGAGCTTGGCAGGAAATACCAATGTGGTCTTGCAAGCTAGCAATGATATTTTGCTCAACCCGCTCTCGGACACCAATCTGAGCTTTGCGATTGGCGTGGGTTCGATTACCTTTACCGCTGATGTGGATGGTGTGGGCGGTGGCTCTTTTTCCATGCCAGCTACTAATACCATTCGGACAAGTGGGCGATCGCTCACGATCTCTGGGGCTGAACTAAACCTGGGCAATATTGACACCAGCAGCACCACAACGGGCGGAGCGGTTAACCTATCGGCTCTCAACACCCTGACGGTGGGAGCCATCAACACGTCTGCAACTGGGTTCACGGCACCCCTCGGCGGATCAGTCAACCTCACTGCCCTCAGTGACATCCGCTTCGACAGCATTGACAGCCGAGGCATCAACTTAGGCACTGGAGCGGGCACAGGTGGAGATGTCGCGATCGCAACGACCAGAGGCACGGTGAGCGGACTGGCAGTGCTGGCCAATGGAGCCACCATCGATACCGCTGGGTCAAGTGACAATGCTTCGGTGTCCATCCAAACCGCAGGTGGTCCTGATAATCTCCCGTTCACGGTCAACTCAGGCACGCCGCTCAATGGCCTTACCGGGACGATCAGCGGAGGGACTGCCCCATTAACTACAGGTGCTTTCCCTATTTTGGCGACAGGCGGCTTAGCCAGTGGCACACCCAGTGGGATCAGCATCAGTTCAGTCAACACCCCACCTGCCCTAGGATCTGCTCCTACCTTGCCTAGCACCGAATTTGAAACCCCGATTACCTTCACCTATGCCGACTTAGCTCCGACCCTGGCTGATGTTGACCTAGACAATATGACGCTGGTCATCAGCTCTGTTCCGGCTGGAACTTTGACGGTGAATGGAGTGCCTGTCGTACCGGGAACAACCACGCTAACGCCTGGTGATGCCTTGGTTTACACCCCTGCTGCGGGTGCCACTGGGCCTACTACTGCCTTTACCCTCGCGGCTGGTGATGCGGTGTCGCTCTCCACTCCTACGGCGATCGCGATTACCATTGGCAGTCCACCCCCGCCACCCCCCCCGCTTCCTCCTCCACCTCTGCCTCCTCTTCCACCGCCATCCCCGCCTCTGCCGCCACCTCCTGAACCCCCTGCGCCTCTGCCGCCACCCGTACCACCCTCCCCTCTTCCTCCACCAACTCCTACTCCCGCTGTTCAGCCCGCCCTAGCCGCTCCTCTGGAAGGTCCACCACGACGGTTGCCGATGGAGTTGGCTAGTTTACCGTGCAACTCACTAGATTTGGATGTTTACGGCTTGGATGAGCGGTTGAGCCAAGAATTTGAGACTTATCTCGGCAAACCTAGGCGCGGCCCTAACAACAACTTGACGGATATTTGTGAGCATTTGGACTTAGTAGAGCGAGCTACCGGAGTTAAACCCGCCATCCTCTATGCCACGTTTGTGCCAGCGGCATTGCTCCCAGGTCAGGCTTTAGCAGCTAGCCCCAGCCAGCCTGAACCACGCGATGATGACCAATTAGAAATAATTCTGATCACTGCGAAGGGCAATCCGATTCGCCAACGGATTCCAGGCGCATCCAGAAAAACTGTGTTGCAGATGGCACAGCAGTTTCGGGATGACCTAACAGACCCTGCCAACCGCGACACGACAAGTTACTTGCCAGCGGCGCAGCAGTTGTATCAATGGCTCGTTGCCCCTATGGAAGCGGAGCTAAAAGCTAGAAAAGTCGAAAATATTGCCTTCATCATGGATACGGGACTGCGATCGCTCCCCATTGCAGCGCTGCATAGTGGACAGCAGTTCTTGGTAGAGAAATACAGCTTGGGGATCATGCCCAGCTTGAGCTTGACGGAAACGCTTTACCAAGGTCTGAAACAGTCAGAAGTGCTGGCGATGGGAGCTTCTGAGTTTCGGGATCAACAACCATTGCCAGCGGTTCCTGTGGAATTGTCGGCCATCCAAGCAGGTTGGGCTGGGCAGACTTTCTTAAACGAAGCCTTCACCCTCAGAAATTTGGAGGCACAACGGCAACAACAGCCGTTTGAAATTATCCACCTAGCAACTCACGCGGAATTTAAGTCAGGTAGCCCTGACAATTCCTATATTCAGCTCTGGGATAAGAAGCTACGCCTCACTGATTTACCGGATTTGGGTTGGAATGACCCACCCGTTCAGTTGTTGGTGCTGAGTTCTTGTCGTACCGCTTTGGGCGATCGCGAAGCGGAGTTGGGGTTTGCGGGAGTCGCGTACCAGGCAGGAGTGAAATCGGTGCTAGCCAGCTTGTGGGCAGTAGATGACGAAGGCACCCTGGCGCTGATGAGCGGGTTTTATCAACAATTGAAGACGGCTCCCATCAAGACAGAAGCGTTACGACAAGCCCAATTAGCCATGATTCGTGGCCAAGTACAGGTAGACCAGGGTAAGCTGAGAAGTTCTGATGACAGTATGCCGCTGCCACCCGAATTGGCGAAGGTAGGAACTAAGGATTTGGCTCATCCTTACTATTGGTCCGCTTTCACGATGATCGGTAGCCCTTGGTAA
- a CDS encoding NAD(P)/FAD-dependent oxidoreductase — protein MKEILYIEVPTPDTEGVCRWLQQDFHPELGEKIVTPNGFRLSCCRTTTASKTISDPTSALDSELSVFVWSLQRTTYLKIFRWAETAIPGEQKFLQHLTTAIRQQFPNQYPVPPAIDLTQQSIFEALASRYPQTVKFFQKMPNGEYDLTRVYWWEQRWREGVRNPQQPKQVIFRSEASTEGLGTSNSESQKPNAFDYDLIYIGGALGVIHAAVMARLGYRVLLVERLPFGRMNREWNISRDEFQSLIDLGLFTPADFESVIAREYIDGFHKFFDANNPPQAKAPILHTPTVLNVGIDAEKLLRVCGDKFRAAGGEIWDETEFVRADVSTEQVTVTLTHLPTRSPKQVTGRLLVDAMGTASPIAWQLNGGRAFDSVCPTVGAAIASGFEPEVWDAKYGDVLNSHGDISKGRQLIWELFPAQGEEITIYLFHYHQVHPDNPGSLLEMYEDFFTILPEYRRCDMDQLVWRKPTFGYIPGHFTVGSRDRQVAFDRLVAIGDAASLQSPLVFTGFGSLVRNLGRLTHLLDTALQHDLLKAKHLNQIHTFQSNVSVTWLFSKGMMVPTHRFLPPERINAMLNTFFGILAGESPAVADAFIKDRADWLSFNRMAIRAAWQNPALLVWIWQLAGPKDFFRWIGSYVSFTVAALMSGLVGSWLPQLTRWSQPWLEAHYPGFWLWLLSWNYALTAGLGRPQVEFRRSLPNSFTSQPNITSSAPVGPTSPSSPLAGKKG, from the coding sequence ATGAAAGAAATTCTTTACATTGAAGTTCCTACCCCAGATACAGAGGGTGTGTGTCGATGGTTACAGCAAGACTTTCACCCAGAGTTGGGCGAGAAGATTGTAACGCCAAACGGCTTCCGCCTCAGTTGTTGCAGGACTACAACAGCATCTAAGACGATTTCAGACCCAACGAGTGCCCTAGACTCAGAGCTGTCGGTTTTTGTCTGGTCTTTACAGCGAACGACGTATTTAAAGATTTTTCGGTGGGCAGAAACAGCAATTCCAGGAGAGCAAAAATTCCTCCAGCACCTCACGACCGCAATTAGGCAGCAGTTTCCCAATCAGTACCCAGTGCCGCCTGCGATCGACTTGACGCAGCAATCGATCTTTGAGGCTCTTGCTTCTCGCTACCCGCAGACGGTGAAGTTCTTCCAGAAAATGCCGAATGGGGAATATGACCTAACCCGTGTCTACTGGTGGGAGCAACGCTGGCGTGAGGGCGTGCGTAATCCTCAGCAACCAAAACAAGTAATTTTTCGCTCAGAAGCTAGCACTGAAGGCTTAGGCACGAGCAATTCAGAGTCGCAAAAACCCAACGCCTTTGATTACGACTTGATCTACATTGGTGGCGCTTTGGGGGTGATTCATGCTGCGGTGATGGCTCGGCTGGGCTACCGGGTGCTGTTGGTGGAGCGCTTGCCCTTTGGTCGCATGAACCGAGAATGGAATATTTCTCGCGATGAATTCCAAAGCTTGATTGATTTGGGGCTGTTTACGCCCGCTGACTTTGAATCTGTAATTGCTAGGGAATATATCGACGGGTTTCATAAGTTTTTTGATGCTAATAACCCGCCCCAAGCCAAGGCTCCAATTCTGCACACGCCGACGGTGCTCAATGTCGGGATTGATGCCGAGAAGCTGTTGCGAGTTTGTGGCGACAAATTCCGGGCGGCAGGGGGCGAAATTTGGGACGAAACTGAGTTTGTCCGGGCTGATGTCAGTACTGAACAGGTAACGGTGACGTTGACTCACTTACCGACGCGATCGCCCAAACAGGTTACAGGACGCTTGTTGGTTGATGCGATGGGAACCGCCTCCCCGATCGCTTGGCAACTCAACGGTGGTCGAGCCTTTGACAGTGTTTGCCCGACCGTAGGAGCCGCGATCGCGAGTGGTTTTGAGCCAGAGGTCTGGGATGCGAAGTATGGGGATGTCCTCAACAGCCATGGGGACATTTCCAAGGGGCGACAATTGATTTGGGAGCTGTTCCCGGCTCAGGGTGAGGAAATCACGATTTATCTGTTCCACTACCATCAGGTACATCCCGACAATCCTGGCTCGTTGCTGGAGATGTACGAGGACTTTTTTACGATTCTGCCAGAGTATCGCCGCTGCGATATGGATCAGCTAGTGTGGCGTAAACCGACGTTTGGTTATATTCCGGGTCACTTCACGGTGGGCAGTCGCGATCGCCAGGTGGCTTTCGATCGGTTGGTGGCGATCGGGGATGCGGCTTCATTGCAGTCTCCCTTAGTTTTCACTGGATTTGGCTCACTGGTGCGGAATTTAGGCCGTTTAACTCATCTGCTGGACACGGCTTTGCAGCACGATCTGCTCAAGGCTAAGCACCTCAACCAAATTCATACGTTTCAAAGTAATGTCTCTGTGACTTGGCTGTTCTCTAAAGGCATGATGGTGCCGACTCACCGCTTCCTGCCGCCAGAGAGGATTAACGCTATGCTCAATACCTTCTTTGGCATTCTGGCAGGGGAATCTCCAGCCGTAGCAGATGCGTTCATCAAAGACCGGGCTGATTGGCTGTCGTTTAACCGCATGGCTATCCGAGCCGCATGGCAAAACCCCGCCTTGCTCGTTTGGATTTGGCAACTGGCTGGCCCGAAAGACTTTTTCCGTTGGATTGGCAGCTATGTGAGCTTTACCGTTGCTGCGTTGATGAGCGGTTTGGTGGGTAGTTGGCTGCCTCAACTCACTCGTTGGAGCCAACCTTGGTTAGAGGCGCACTATCCTGGCTTCTGGTTGTGGTTGCTGAGCTGGAACTATGCGTTAACCGCTGGCTTGGGCCGTCCCCAAGTCGAATTTAGGCGATCGCTACCCAACTCATTCACATCGCAGCCTAATATCACCTCAAGTGCCCCGGTTGGCCCTACTAGCCCTAGCAGTCCTTTGGCAGGCAAAAAAGGTTAA
- a CDS encoding phosphatase PAP2 family protein, with product MQDLSAQIIRAWREHVGPKLLPLLSTVRLGGLVLAGLALWGFAEIADEVLEKETQAFDTTILLSLRELHNPLLDRLMIAITFLGEPTELTILSLALGAWLVWRGQRSEATTLAIAAAGAAGLNILLKDVFARARPALWQRIVDVRYYSFPSGHAMLSVVVYGLLGYLLATHFRRWRIGILVATVVIIAAIGLSRLYLGVHWPTDVLAGYAAGLVWLLTCILSIEIWRHRAAMRTQEAERSRSTIAK from the coding sequence ATGCAAGACCTAAGTGCCCAAATTATTCGAGCTTGGCGCGAGCATGTAGGCCCCAAGCTGTTGCCGCTGCTGTCTACAGTGCGACTGGGTGGATTAGTGCTGGCAGGTTTGGCTCTCTGGGGCTTTGCCGAAATAGCCGATGAAGTTTTAGAAAAAGAAACACAAGCATTCGACACGACCATTTTGCTGAGCCTGCGGGAGCTACATAACCCCCTGCTCGATCGCCTCATGATCGCGATTACGTTTCTTGGAGAGCCAACAGAACTAACTATTCTGAGTTTGGCTTTGGGTGCTTGGCTGGTGTGGCGAGGCCAACGCTCTGAAGCGACTACATTGGCGATCGCGGCAGCAGGGGCAGCGGGGCTGAATATATTACTGAAGGATGTATTTGCTCGTGCCCGTCCTGCTTTGTGGCAGCGGATTGTGGATGTGCGATATTACAGCTTCCCCAGTGGTCATGCCATGTTGTCGGTGGTGGTCTATGGTCTGCTGGGCTATTTGCTAGCTACTCACTTTAGACGCTGGCGCATCGGCATTTTAGTTGCAACGGTGGTTATAATTGCCGCGATCGGGTTGAGTCGGCTCTATCTGGGTGTTCACTGGCCTACAGATGTTTTGGCGGGCTACGCAGCGGGTTTGGTCTGGTTACTAACCTGCATCCTCAGCATCGAAATCTGGCGACACCGAGCCGCAATGCGAACTCAAGAAGCAGAACGCTCAAGGTCTACTATTGCTAAGTGA
- a CDS encoding helix-turn-helix domain-containing protein produces MAGVTSIDVKESLDELVEQLRQAATPTAKERLQVLYWLKQEQAPSISTIAQAVGKHRNTVQTWLSMYREGGLAAMLDVKKSSGRARVIPQWAEAALAKRLQEPNHGFQSYGAVQQWLAQTLGIEAQYHAVYQMTRYRLQAKLKVARPQNCRQDPQQREAFKQTLQTTSAC; encoded by the coding sequence ATGGCTGGTGTCACCTCAATCGACGTGAAGGAAAGTTTGGATGAGCTCGTAGAACAGTTGCGCCAAGCGGCGACGCCAACTGCCAAAGAACGCTTGCAAGTGCTCTACTGGCTCAAACAAGAGCAGGCACCGAGTATCAGCACGATCGCTCAAGCGGTGGGAAAGCATCGAAATACGGTACAAACCTGGTTATCGATGTACCGAGAAGGGGGACTCGCAGCGATGCTGGACGTGAAGAAATCATCTGGAAGGGCGCGGGTGATTCCGCAATGGGCGGAAGCGGCCCTAGCCAAACGCCTACAAGAACCTAATCATGGATTTCAAAGTTACGGAGCAGTGCAGCAGTGGTTGGCTCAGACGCTGGGGATAGAGGCGCAGTATCACGCGGTCTATCAAATGACTCGCTATCGACTTCAAGCCAAACTGAAAGTGGCCCGTCCTCAAAATTGTCGGCAAGACCCTCAGCAGCGAGAGGCGTTTAAGCAAACCTTGCAGACGACCTCAGCCTGCTGA
- a CDS encoding IS630 family transposase, with translation MSQYADPGQEGKRPIRYFAQDESRFGLHTLIGRLITACGVKPIGQWQWLFKAFWLYGAVEPATGESFFLQFSHVDTECYQRFLDEFSQAYPDSLNIVQVDNGRFHKGQGLVVPENIILLFQPPYCPELNPVERLWEHLKADLKWASFKTLAQLQTKVDQLLAELRPEVIASITGYPFILEALSALNAV, from the coding sequence CTGAGTCAGTACGCTGACCCAGGGCAGGAGGGCAAGCGCCCGATTCGCTACTTTGCTCAAGATGAGAGCCGCTTTGGACTGCACACGCTCATTGGACGCTTGATTACAGCTTGTGGAGTCAAGCCGATTGGACAGTGGCAGTGGTTGTTCAAAGCCTTCTGGCTCTATGGAGCGGTCGAACCTGCAACCGGAGAATCCTTTTTTCTGCAATTTTCCCATGTCGATACCGAGTGCTATCAGCGCTTCTTGGATGAGTTTTCTCAGGCTTATCCCGATAGCCTCAATATTGTTCAAGTCGATAACGGACGGTTCCACAAGGGCCAGGGTCTAGTGGTGCCAGAGAACATCATTCTGTTGTTTCAACCGCCTTACTGTCCAGAGCTAAATCCGGTGGAGCGATTGTGGGAACATCTCAAGGCAGATCTCAAATGGGCCTCGTTCAAGACGTTGGCTCAACTCCAAACCAAAGTCGATCAACTCTTGGCTGAGTTAAGGCCTGAAGTGATTGCTTCCATCACAGGTTATCCCTTTATCTTGGAGGCTCTATCTGCCTTGAACGCTGTTTAA